The following are encoded together in the Chlorocebus sabaeus isolate Y175 chromosome 20, mChlSab1.0.hap1, whole genome shotgun sequence genome:
- the RNF19B gene encoding E3 ubiquitin-protein ligase RNF19B isoform X3, with the protein MGSEKDSESPRSTSLHAAAPDPKCRNSGRRRRLTFHSVFSASARGRRSRAKPQAEPPPPAAPPPPAPAPAAAQAPPPEALPAEPAAEAEVEAAAAAAAEPGFDDEETAEGGGPGAEEVECPLCLVRLPPELAPRLLSCPHRSCRDCLRHYLRLEISESRVPISCPECSERLNPHDIRLLLADPPLMHKYEEFMLRRYLASDPDCRWCPAPDCGYAVIAYGCASCPKLTCEREGCQTEFCYHCKQIWHPNQTCDMARQQRAQSLRVRTKHTSGLSYGQESGPDDIKPCPRCSAYIIKMNDGSCNHMTCAVCGCEFCWLCMKEISDLHYLSPSGCTFWGKKPWSRKKKILWQLGTLIGAPVGISLIAGIAIPAMVIGIPVYVGRKIHSRYEGRKTSKHKRNLAITGGVTLSVIASPVIAAVSVGIGVPIMLAYVYGVVPISLCRGGGCGVSTANGKGVKIEFDEDDGPITVADAWRALKNPSIGESSIEGLTSVLSTSGSPTDGLSVMQGPYSETASFAALSGGTLSGGILSSGKGKYSRLEVQADVQKEIFPKDTASLGAISDNASTRAMAGSIISSYNPQDRFSMTHA; encoded by the exons ATGGGCTCCGAAAAGGACTCCGAGTCGCCGCGCTCCACATCCCTACATGCGGCCGCGCCCGACCCCAAGTGCCGCAACAGCGGCCGGCGCCGGCGCCTCACCTTCCACAGCGTCTTCTCCGCCTCGGCCCGCGGTCGCCGCTCCCGGGCCAAGCCGCAGGCCGAGCCGCCGCCCCcggccgcgccgccgccgcccgccccgGCCCCTGCCGCGGCCCAGGCCCCGCCGCCCGAGGCGCTGCCCGCCGAGCCGGCCGCCGAGGCCGAGGTGGaggccgcggcggcggcggcggcggagccGGGGTTCGACGATGAGGAGACGGCGGAGGGCGGCGGCCCAGGCGCGGAGGAGGTGGAGTGCCCGCTGTGCCTGGTGCGGCTGCCGCCCGAGCTGGCCCCGCGCCTCCTCAGCTGTCCGCACCGCTCGTGCCGGGACTGCCTCCGCCACTACCTGCGCCTGGAGATAAGCGAGAGCAGGGTGCCCATCAGCTGCCCCGAGTGCAGCGAGCGACTCAACCCGCACGACATCCGCTTGCTGCTCGCCGACCCGCCGCTTATGCACAAGTACGAGGAGTTCATGCTGCGTCGCTACCTAGCCTCGGACCCCGACTGCCGCTGGTGCCCGGCCCCGGACTGCGG TTATGCTGTTATTGCCTATGGCTGTGCCAGCTGCCCGAAGCTAACTTGTGAGAGGGAAGGTTGCCAGACTGAGTTCTGCTACCACTGCAAGCAGATATGGCATCCAAATCAGACATGCGATATGGCCCGTCAACAGAGGGCCCAGAGTTTACGAGTTCGGACCAAACACACTTCAGGTCTAAGTTATGGGCAAGAATCTGGACCAG ATGACATCAAGCCATGCCCACGATGCAGTGCTTATATTATCAAGATGAATGATGGAAGCTGTAATCACATGACCTGTGCAGTGTGTGGCTGTGAATTCTGCTGGCTTTGTATGAAAGAGATCTCAGACTTGCATTACCTCAG CCCCTCTGGCTGCACGTTCTGGGGCAAGAAGCCATGGAGCCGTAAGAAGAAAATTCTTTGGCAGCTGGGCACGTTGATTGGTGCTCCAGTGGGGATTTCTCTCATTGCTGGCATTGCCATTCCTGCCATGGTCATTGGCATTCCTGTTTATGTTGGAAGGAAG aTTCACAGCAGGTATGAGGGAAGGAAAACCTCCAAACACAAGAGGAATTTGGCTATCACTGGAGGAGTGACTTTGTCTGTCATTGCATCCCCAGTTATTGCTGCAGTTAGTGTTG GTATTGGTGTCCCCATTATGCTGGCATATGTCTATGGGGTTGTGCCCATTTCTCTTTGTCGTGGAGGTGGCTGTGGAGTTAGCACAGCCAACGGAAAAGGAGTGAAAATTGAATTTGATGAAGATGATGGTCCAATCACAG TGGCAGATGCCTGGAGAGCCCTCAAGAATCCCAGCATTGGGGAAAGCAGCATTGAAGGCCTGACTAGTGTGTTGAGCACTAGTGGAAGCCCTACAGATGGACTCAGTGTTATGCAAGGTCCTTACAGCGAAACAGCCAGCTTTGCAGCCCTCTCAGGGGGCACGCTAAGTGGCGGCATTCTCTCCAGTGGCAAGGGAAAATATAGCAG